Within Candidatus Francisella endociliophora, the genomic segment AATGGATTAACCACATTCATAATTTGAGATATCAAAGTTAATCCTAAACCTAAGAATGTAGCTAAAATAGAATATTTAGTTACCGAATCCAAACCTAACATATGGGAAATCACCAACGCATCTGTACTCATGATAATAACGCCTGCCAAACCATTAAACCAAAAATATGATCCAGAAACTAATATATGTTTATATGTTGCAGCATCAAAACCACTATGCTTTTTTGCACAGCTATTTAATTCCTTAGTCAAATCATGTTTTTGTTTGTTAATAAATTTATAAAATATAACCACATAAAGAACACCTGTGAAGATTAAGATTACCCCTGTAAATAGCGCGTAATTAATTAAGCCATATCCCATTATTATAACTAATATAATAATTAATAAATTACCAATATTCCTAAAAACATCCAGTATCTTAACAACATATGAGAGATTGGAGAAAATAAGAACTTGATTAAACAATGAAAAAGGTAAAAATATTATAAAAGCTAATATATTAATAAAAATAAACCATCTTGCTATTGTTAAAATATTGTTTGGTATATCCCCTACTATTCTAACTGCATTAGGATAAAATATTGATATTGTAACTAATACAAAGACAAGTATTAAACTAAAGAATATCATTATAAAACTACCTTTTTTAATAAGTAGTATCTTTCGAGGTATATCATCTAATTTAGCATACATTGTAGCTACAGCCCAAGGAATACCAAAATTTGCTAATGTTAGATAGGATATAATAGATGTAACAATAGAAAAAAGTCCATATTGTTCTGTACCGAAATAGTTTAATGATAATCTTGTTACAACAATCACTACAAAAATTTGTATAATAACTGCTAAATAACTATAAGTAATATTCTTCTTAAGATTATACATTTTTACAAATCTTTAACCACCTGTGTTTATATTTATTACTTCCGTACTTCAAAAAAAATATTTGTTGACTATACTCTGACAATATACAAATATTGCACAATACTAACTATATAAATATTTCCCAAATAAACCATTTTAACATTTATCTTTTAATATAATTTAAAAATATCCGTTTATAAGGTAAATATTTAAAGTCTTTCCAAGTTATATATTTACACATAACTTTAAATGCTTCTCTTGTCTGTATTTTCTCTAATCTATAGCTAATATTATTACTAAACTTATTAATTGTTGCTGGATATTCTACATAGGTAAAATTTGAGAACTTTTCAACAATTCTAAAATATATCTCATAGTCCATGCTGTATTTATTACTTATATCATATTTCATTTCATTAAAAACTCTTTTATCAAAGAATATATTCTGTAACCCAACTAAAGTACCATATCTAATAAGATTAATTCTATTAAAAGCAACATTAGGACATTTTCTTAATTGAACTATATTTTTATCGATATAGTAAGTATATGAATCAAAATAAATAGCATCAAAATCAATCATAAACTTATAGTTATTTATTTCAAATAATGTTTTAGTATTTAATAAGTCATCACTACCCAAATATCCTATTATATTACCACTTACATTCTCTAGCCCTATATTAATTGCATCCGATATTCCTTTATCGTTAACTTTAATCCATTTAATAAATTCATATTCTTTAACATATTCTTTAATTATCTTATGTGAACTATCGCTTGATTTTCCATCAACAATAATTAGTTCCTTATTAAAATATTGATTTCTTACAAAAGATAATATAGAACTTCTAATAGTTTTTTCACCATTAAAGTTCGGCATTATTAAAGAAATTTTAACTTGATGATTCAAACTATTTTAAACTCCTTACTAAGTATCTGATCATTTTCCAGAAAAACCTGGCTATTCCATTATCAATAAAAAAGTCATTCTCATGTAAATAATCAACATTACTTAATTCATTATGTATCTCATGATCAAAACACTCTAATACTCCATTTCTTATAAAATTACCAGTAAATATAAGTCTAATTCTATTTAGATGAGTCTCATAACTCATTAAAATATATAGCTTAAAAAGTTTTTTTGAATACTAAGAACTATAGAATTCAAAAATTTAGTCTGGAACCAAAATAAAATAACTCCAATTATATTTTTTACCCAAAATGCCAAGATTAACAAAACTATACTTATAAGGACTATTTGAAAATGGCCAAAACCACTTAAAAAACCTATATTATCAAACCGATTTGGATTAACTAGCACACTCACAAAAGGAATAACAGCTCCGACACCTAACATAGAAGATGTAGAACCTAGAAATAATAAAACAAGGTATAAAAAAAACTTTTTTTTCTGAGTGGTTTCTAAAATACCGAAGAAATATTTAAAAAATTGTTTCACTTAACACCGCTCTCTATAACTTCATCATAAACTGATTTATAACTTTCAACCATTTTATCTAGATCAAATATATCATCAAATCTAGATCTAGCATTTTTACCATATTCTTGAGCCTTTTGTTCATCTTGCCA encodes:
- a CDS encoding polysaccharide biosynthesis C-terminal domain-containing protein yields the protein MYNLKKNITYSYLAVIIQIFVVIVVTRLSLNYFGTEQYGLFSIVTSIISYLTLANFGIPWAVATMYAKLDDIPRKILLIKKGSFIMIFFSLILVFVLVTISIFYPNAVRIVGDIPNNILTIARWFIFINILAFIIFLPFSLFNQVLIFSNLSYVVKILDVFRNIGNLLIIILVIIMGYGLINYALFTGVILIFTGVLYVVIFYKFINKQKHDLTKELNSCAKKHSGFDAATYKHILVSGSYFWFNGLAGVIIMSTDALVISHMLGLDSVTKYSILATFLGLGLTLISQIMNVVNPLYPQLIIKNKNKSLLKILTIDMVSILTFIGVSFSIVVCLFGKDIINIWIGSLNIYSGDLAILAMSSYFMFLMISLVPYSILVAMGEAKSIFRMTLCEAILNLPLSICLTKEIGITGVFLGSCIANGVVTVFWSLYLVQSKYKKEVSFEYIFFIKKIVVILFILIGIYFINTSDLTLISKLLACVLVLLLNIFFHRKSISNIYYYLLRVKDV
- a CDS encoding glycosyltransferase, encoding MNHQVKISLIMPNFNGEKTIRSSILSFVRNQYFNKELIIVDGKSSDSSHKIIKEYVKEYEFIKWIKVNDKGISDAINIGLENVSGNIIGYLGSDDLLNTKTLFEINNYKFMIDFDAIYFDSYTYYIDKNIVQLRKCPNVAFNRINLIRYGTLVGLQNIFFDKRVFNEMKYDISNKYSMDYEIYFRIVEKFSNFTYVEYPATINKFSNNISYRLEKIQTREAFKVMCKYITWKDFKYLPYKRIFLNYIKR